The Chlorocebus sabaeus isolate Y175 chromosome 1, mChlSab1.0.hap1, whole genome shotgun sequence genome includes a region encoding these proteins:
- the LOC119626596 gene encoding transcription factor BTF3, producing MKETIMNQEKLAKLQAQVRIGGKGTARRKKKVVHRTATADDKKLQFSLKKLGVNNISGIEEVNMFTNQGTVIHFNNPKVQASLAANTFTITGHAETKQLTEMLPSILNQLGADSLTSLRRLAEALPKQSVDGKAPLATGEDDDDEVPDLVENFDEASKNEAN from the coding sequence ATGAAAGAAACAATCATGAACCAGGAAAAACTCGCCAAACTGCAGGCACAAGTGCGCATTGGTGGGAAAGGAACTGCTCGCAGAAAGAAGAAGGTGGTTCATAGAACAGCCACAGCAGATGATAAAAAACTTCAGTTCTCCTTAAAGAAGTTAGGGGTAAACAATATCTCCGGTATTGAAGAGGTGAATATGTTTACAAACCAAGGAACAGTGATCCACTTTAACAACCCTAAAGTTCAGGCATCTCTGGCAGCGAACACTTTCACCATTACAGGCCATGCTGAGACGAAGCAGCTGACAGAAATGCTACCCAGCATCTTAAACCAGCTTGGCGCAGATAGTCTGACTAGTTTAAGGAGACTGGCCGAAGCTCTGCCCAAACAATCTGTGGATGGAAAAGCACCACTTGCTACTggagaggatgatgatgatgaagttcCAGATCTTGTGGAGAATTTTGATGAGGCTTCCAAGAATGAGGCAAACTGA